A portion of the Corticium candelabrum chromosome 5, ooCorCand1.1, whole genome shotgun sequence genome contains these proteins:
- the LOC134180119 gene encoding insulin-like growth factor 1 receptor, translated as MAIKSLQLASVARLVDVCTSRHQPYLTVTENLDQGDLKKYLTEIRLSEGHLMMSDQSSLLRQATAGFQYLSDRNRIHKDVATRNCLVSRHLLIKISDLCLCVDGYEDDYVLETPAVSGQYRPLQWMSPEAIFRDEFTKENDVWSFDVFMWEVTVLARQPYEGLTNAEVITAIGNSRALEELDSCPDDLYEIMQSCWLKEPVDRPTFELICGLL; from the exons ATGGCAATAAAGAGTCTGCAGCTTGCGAGCGTGGCGAGGCTTGTCGACGTTTGTACTTCCAGGCATCAGCCGTATTTGACGGTGACAGAGAATTTAGATCAG GGTGACTTGAAGAAGTACTTGACAGAAATACGTTTGTCAGAGGGGCATCTCATGATGTCTGATCAAAGTTCGCTTCTACGGCAGGCAACCGCTGGTTTTCAGTACTTGTCTGATCGCAATCGTATTCATAAGGACGTAGCCACTAGGAATTGTTTGGTGAGCAGACATCTATTGATAAAAATATCAGacttgtgtctttgtgtcGATGGATACGAGGACGACTATGTGCTCGAGACGCCTGCTGTGTCTGGCCAGTATCGCCCATTGCAGTGGATGTCTCCAGAAGCCATTTTTAGAGATGAATTCACAAAGGAAAATGATGTCTGGTCGTTTGATGTATTCATGTGGGAGGTCACTGTGTTGGCAAGACAGCCATACGAAGGACTGACAAATGCTGAGGTGATCACAGCCATCGGGAATAGTCGGGCTCTTGAAGAATTGGACAGTTGCCCGGATGATCTGTATGAGATTATGCAAAGTTGTTGGCTCAAGGAGCCGGTAGATAGACCAACGTTTGAACTAATATGTGGTCTCTTATAG